TCGACGTGGTGGCGGGCCTGGCGCCCGCCTGCCGCGGCGAGGCGGCCGCGGGCCCCGACGGCGGCGTACACGCCGACGTGGTCCCGGGCGACGGCGACGACGGACGCGCCGGCGCGGCCGCGGGCGGGCGTACCGGAGGAGCCGGGGACGGGCGCGCCCCCGGGTCCCCGCCGGCGGACGCCGTGGCCCCCCGCCGGCGGGGGCCGGCGAAGCGCCCCGGCGCGAGCCCGCACCCGGAGGCGGTCTGATGGCGACGATCACCGCGGCCCCCGCCCGCACCCTCCCCGCGTTCCTCAAGAACCGCGCCGTGGCCAAACTGGCGGTCCTCGCGGTCCTCGCGCTGGTCCTCGTCCCGCTCGCCCACGCCCGCTGGGCGAGCGGCACCTGGCCCGACGCGCTGACCGTCGACCTGTCCGGCCCGCTCACCGGCGCCAGCGACTGGATCATCGACAACCGGGACAGCCACCCGCTGTTCCTCTACTTCTTCGGCCACGTCAGCAACGCGGTGGTGCTCTCCGTCCGCGCCGTCTACCTGGCCCTCCTCGCCGCCGGCTGGGCCGGCGTCACGGCCCTGGGCGCCTTCGTCGCCTGGCGGGCCGCGGGGGCACGGCTGGCACTGGGCACCGCGGCCGCGTTCCTCGCCTGCGGGCTGCTCGGCATGTGGGTGCCGACCATGCAGACGCTGGCCCTGATGACGGTGGCGGTGCTCGCGTCGGTCCTGGTGGGCGCCCTGCTGGGGCTCGCCGCCGGGCTGTCGGACCGGCTGGACCGGGTGCTGCGGCCCGTCCTGGACACCATGCAGGTCCTCCCCGCCTTCGCCTACCTCCTGCCGGTCGTGCTGGTCTTCGGCATCGGCGTGCCCGCCGCCGTCCTCGCCACCGTCGTCTACGCCGCCCCGCCCATGGCCCGGCTCACCGCGCTCGGGCTGCGCGGCGCCGACCGGGGCGTCCTGGAGGCGGTGGAGTCGCTGGGCGCGACCTCCCGGCAGCGGCTGCTGACCGCCCGGATCCCGCTGGCCCGCAAGGAGCTCCTGCTCGGCGTCAACCAGACGATCATGATGGCGCTGTCCATGGCGGTGATCGCCTCCGTGATCGGCGCCGGCGGCCTCGGCGACCGCGTCTACCAGGCGCTGGCCTCGGTCGACGTGGGCGCCGCGCTGGCGGCGGGCATCCCGATCGTGCTGCTGGCGGTCGTCCTCGACCGGGTGACGGGCGCGGCGGGTGCGGGTGACTCCGGTGCGGGCGCCGCCCCGGCCGGCCGCAGGGCGTGGCCGTACGCGCTGGGCGCTGCCGTGGCCGTCGCCGTCGCCGGGCGCCTGGCGGGCCGTACCGACTGGCCGGACGCGTGGACGGCGAACATCGCCGAGCCGGTCAACCGGGCCGTCGACTGGATGACCGGGCACCTCTACACCGGCATCCCCGTCATCGGCGGCACCGCCGACTGGGCGGGCCGCTTCACCACCTGGGTGCTCGACCCGCTCCGGGACGGCCTGCAGTGGCTGCCCTGGTGGTCGGTGCTGCTGGTGGTCGCCGCGTCGGCCTGGCTGATCGGCACCTGGCGCACCACGCTGACCGCCGTGCTCGCGATGGCCGCGATCGGCGTCCTCGGGGTGTGGGAGCCGTCGCTGGACACCCTGTCGCAGGTGCTGGCCGCGGTCGCCGTCACCCTCGTGCTGGGCGTGGCGACCGGTGTCGCGGCCGCCCGCAGCGACCGTGTCGAACGGCTGCTGCGGCCGGTCCTGGACGTCTGCCAGACGATGCCGCAGTTCGTGTACCTGATCCCGGTCGTCGCGCTGGCCGGTGTCGGCCGCGCCCCGGCCGTCGCCGCGGCCGTCGTCTACGCGCTGCCCGCCGTCGTCCGCATCACCGCTCAGGGCCTGCGCCAGGTCGACCCGGCCGCGCTGGAGTCGGCCCGCTCGCTCGGCGCGACCAGCGGCCAGCAGTTGCGGCAGGTGCAGCTCCCGCTCGCCCGGCGCTCGCTGCTGCTCGCGGTCAACCAGGGCGTGGTGCTGGTCCTCGCCGTCGTGATCATCGGCGGCCTGGTCGGCGGCGGCGCACTCGGCTACGACGTCGTCTTCGGCCTCGCCCAGGGCGACCTCGCGACCGGCCTGGTCGCCGGCGCCGCGATCGTCTGCCTGGGGCTGACGCTCGACCGGGTGACCCAGCCCACCGACCGCCGTACGGCGAAGGGAGCGTGACATGTTCCGCCGTACCACCCGCCGTGCGCTCCGCACCACCACCCGCCGTACGGCCCGGCGTACGGCACTGGTCGCCTCAGCGGCCGTGCTGACGCTGGCCACCGGCTGCGGTGCCGCCGACATGACCCGGCAGGCCTCGCCGTTCGCGAACGCCGGGGGCGCGAAGACCGTGACCCTGTCCGTGCAGTCCTGGGTGGGCGCGCAGGCCAACGTGGCCGTCGCCCAGTACCTGCTGGAGCACGAACTCGGCTACCGCGTCGACACCGTCCAGGTCGACGAGGTCCCCGCCTGGGACGCCCTCAGCCAGGGGCGTGTGGACGCGCTCCTGGAGGACTGGGGACACCCGGAGCAGGAACAGCGGTACGTCAAGGACAAGAAAACCGTCACCCGGGCGGGCGACCTCGGGGTGACCGGGCACATCGGCTGGTACGTCCCCACGTACTTCGCCGAGCGGCACCCGGACATCAAGGACTGGCGGAACCTGGACAAGTACGCCGACGAGTTCCGGACCCCCGAGAGCGGCAGCAAGGGCCAGCTCATGGACGGCTCGCCGTCCTACGTCACCAACGACAAGGCCCTGGTGGAGAACCTGGACCTGGACTACCAGGTCGTCTTCGCCGGCTCCGAGGCCGCGCAGATCACCCAGATCAGGCAGTTCGCCAAGGAGAGGAAGCCGTTCCTGACGTACTGGTACTCGCCGCAGTGGCTGTTCGAGAAGGTCCCGATGACCGAGGTGAAGCTGCCGCCCCACGAGGAGGGCTGCGACGCGGACCCGGCGAAGGTCGCCTGCGGCTACCCGCACACCCCGCTGCAGAAGTACCTCAACACCGATTTCGCCGAGACCGGCGGCGAGGCGGCGGCCTTCCTGAAGAAGTTCAGGTGGACCACCGAGGACCAGAACGAGGTCTCCCTCATGATCGCCGACCAGAAGCTCAGCCCGGACGAGGCGGCGAAGGCGTGGGTGCAGCGGCACGAGTCCACGTGGCGGGCCTGGCTGCCGTGACGGCGTGACCGTCCGGTCGTCCGGTCGTCCGTGTGGCCGGACGGCCGGACGCGGCTGCCGTGCCGGACGCGGCTGCCGTGCCGGTCGTGCCGGCCGAGCCGGGCGTGGCCGCGGGCCGGCCGCCGCCAGGGGCCCGGCCGCCGTGCCGGACGCGGCTGCCGTGCCGGCCGAGCCGGGCGTGGCCGCGGGGGCGTGGCCGCGTCAGCCCCGCCGCCGGTGGCGCAGGGTTCCCGCGAGCTCCCGCAGCGCGGCCGTCGCCCGCTGCTGGAGGCCCGGCCCGAAGGTGATCCGGGTGGCCCCCCGCTCGCCCAGCTCGGCGATCGAGGGGCCGTCGCCGACCGTCGCGATCGCGTTGAGCGGGCCCTCGACCGCGGCGCGCAGCAGCGGCAGTACGTCGAGGGGGGCGAGGATCGGAT
Above is a genomic segment from Streptomyces glaucescens containing:
- a CDS encoding ABC transporter permease; translated protein: MATITAAPARTLPAFLKNRAVAKLAVLAVLALVLVPLAHARWASGTWPDALTVDLSGPLTGASDWIIDNRDSHPLFLYFFGHVSNAVVLSVRAVYLALLAAGWAGVTALGAFVAWRAAGARLALGTAAAFLACGLLGMWVPTMQTLALMTVAVLASVLVGALLGLAAGLSDRLDRVLRPVLDTMQVLPAFAYLLPVVLVFGIGVPAAVLATVVYAAPPMARLTALGLRGADRGVLEAVESLGATSRQRLLTARIPLARKELLLGVNQTIMMALSMAVIASVIGAGGLGDRVYQALASVDVGAALAAGIPIVLLAVVLDRVTGAAGAGDSGAGAAPAGRRAWPYALGAAVAVAVAGRLAGRTDWPDAWTANIAEPVNRAVDWMTGHLYTGIPVIGGTADWAGRFTTWVLDPLRDGLQWLPWWSVLLVVAASAWLIGTWRTTLTAVLAMAAIGVLGVWEPSLDTLSQVLAAVAVTLVLGVATGVAAARSDRVERLLRPVLDVCQTMPQFVYLIPVVALAGVGRAPAVAAAVVYALPAVVRITAQGLRQVDPAALESARSLGATSGQQLRQVQLPLARRSLLLAVNQGVVLVLAVVIIGGLVGGGALGYDVVFGLAQGDLATGLVAGAAIVCLGLTLDRVTQPTDRRTAKGA
- a CDS encoding ABC transporter substrate-binding protein — encoded protein: MFRRTTRRALRTTTRRTARRTALVASAAVLTLATGCGAADMTRQASPFANAGGAKTVTLSVQSWVGAQANVAVAQYLLEHELGYRVDTVQVDEVPAWDALSQGRVDALLEDWGHPEQEQRYVKDKKTVTRAGDLGVTGHIGWYVPTYFAERHPDIKDWRNLDKYADEFRTPESGSKGQLMDGSPSYVTNDKALVENLDLDYQVVFAGSEAAQITQIRQFAKERKPFLTYWYSPQWLFEKVPMTEVKLPPHEEGCDADPAKVACGYPHTPLQKYLNTDFAETGGEAAAFLKKFRWTTEDQNEVSLMIADQKLSPDEAAKAWVQRHESTWRAWLP